The DNA sequence CGTGCATCACCGTCGACACCTCACTACCTGCCCGTCCGTCCGCAGTCACGACATCCACCTCCCACACCCCACGTTATCGAACAGAAAATCGAACACGCGAGGGCGCAACCGATGGATCATGTGTGACGGAGCACTGTTGTTTGCGCGTGCTCGTGCAGATGCCGCAGGTCCGGGGGCTGCTGGTGCGCGCTTCTTTGCGAGCTTGAAGCACGACAGTTTGCGAGCTGACGCTCGCCCGGCCGGCCGCACGCAGGGGCAGGAACCTCGGAGCACCAGCACGATGCCGGGACGATCTCACTCACTCGGGGTCAGTTTGACGGGCGAGCTTGATTGCGGACACGAGCAGGATCACGGCCAGGACTGGGATCAGTACCGCGTCCGAGAACACGCCCAGCAGTAGACCGCCCAGCAGTGCGCCTGCGATCGAGCCCGCGGCCATGACCATGGTGAAGCGGAGATTGGCGCCCAGCACTGCGAAGCTGCCGTCGCGGCTGTAGCGGGCGAACGCGACCAGCATGGTCGGCAGGGACACCAGCAGGGACAGGCTTCCGGCCGTCTTGATGTCCGCGCCGAACAGCAGCACGATCGTCGGGATCAGCAACTCACCCCCGGCGACGCCCATGCTCGCGGCGACTACGCCGATGCCGAACCCCGCCACGATCCCACTCGGTACCTGGGCCCAGAGCGGCAGGCCGAGAGCCCCCAGGGCGGGCGGTGCTGTGTGTGATCAGGAGGGCGGCGGCCATGAGGACCATCAGTGCCGCGAGCACCTTGTAGAGCGTTGAGCTGTGCATTCGAACGGCCCACGTAGCTCCGGCCCCATGCACCGAGCAAGCTGCCGGCCAACAGGTTGGCTGCGATGGTCCAGTGCGCGCCTAGTTCGGATGCCGGCACTACTGCCAGACGGGCGGGCAGTGCGACCAGGACGACGACCAGACTCATCGCCTTGTTCAGGATGACAGCTGAAAGTGCGGCGAACCCGAACAGGCTGACCAGCAGTGGGAGTCGGAATTCCGCGCCGCCCAGACCGACCATTCCGCCCAGTACTTACTACGGCGCGTCCTCACCTTCAGGGGGAAGCGACGGAGCATCCCATCAAGATTTCGTTCGCTTCTCTGAGTCGCCGTACACGCGGGTGCCACCTACAGCGCGTCGCAGACTGTCGTGCTCCACTCGCAATCTGTCCTGCTCCGTCACATCATGAGCATCGGAATCAAGAATGTGTTCGATGACTTGCCGCCCGTTTTGGACCGCTTGCCCACCTTCCGGGTCTGGCATGCCCTGTGGCTGCAGCGCATCGACCACAGATCGCCGCCCTTCAGAGGGCAGGCAGAACAGGAACACGGCCAGCACAGCCGGCCGCGGCCGCCGGAGTGGATCGTCGAACTCGGCATCGGCGACGGACGACCGCCCATCGAAGTCCAAGCCGGCGACTGCCGCATGGCCGGCCACCGGCGCCGCCGCGTCAGCCGCGAGGAAGCCCGCCGACGGCTCGCCGCGGGCACGCGGGCCTGAATCCACTGCCAGCCCGACCCCCGGTTGCACATCCTCGACTTAGCCCGGGCTCGGCTCGAACGGCCGTGCCAAGGGGCGGGCTATCCTGCGGTCGAGGTGATGGGTACGTTTCGCCCAGAACAGGAAATGCGATGACAACTCCCCCGCCCGCGGTCGCCGAGCCGGACCCATCCGCGCTTGTCTGCCCCAGTGACCAGGTCGGGCCGTGCTCCACATGCCACCGCAAGACGCACAAGTACGGCCGCGGTGGCCAGCCGCTGTGCCAGTGGTGCATGAGCCGTGCCCTGGAGAAGTGGGGCCCAGGCGCGCGATACGTCAGCACCCGTCAGCCCGACCGCGCTCACGGCCCATCCTGACGAACGGATGGTGCCCTACTCGGTCGGGTGAAGCCGCCGAAGTGGAAGATTTCTGCAGGCGGCGACGCGTCGTGCCGTGCATGAGGCCGATCAACGAAGCACCTGTAGCAAAGCCGGGGCTGGCCGTGGTGGAGATCGCAGCCTGCGACGACCAGACCGCCTTCGCCGTCCAAGAGCTGCTCGCCGCGCGGTGGACGATTGCGCCGACGGACCGTACCACCCGCCAGCCCGGTGAGCCCGGTGTACGACTGCGCTGTCTCCTGGACCTCAGGCAGGAACCAGACTCGGCTACTAGCCAGGCGCAGGCGGCCAGACGGCGACCCGGCTGACCTCCGCTGGATGCTGTCAGCGGCAGCATGGTCGGCCCCATGGCCCGGGCTCGACCTGCCTGATGAGTCCGCGGCGACCCAGATTCGAGAGCTGGAATCCAAGGTCGGTCAGCTGGAACAAGCTGTGGAATCTCATGCCGTCATTGATCAGGCGATGGGTGTCCTCATCGCCGTTGGACGAATCTCAGCCGCTGAGGCCTGGGATGTGCTCCGGGAAACGTCTATGAGTACCAACATCAAGCTTCGCCACGTGGCCGAACTCGTCGTCACCTGGGGTGCGACTGGTCACCTGGCGGCAGATATCCGGAGCGAGCTCTCCCGCAGACTGGCCCGCACGGGAATCTGAGCGATCGGCATGGAGGGTGCCCGGAAGCCGGCCACTGTGGCCACCACCTGACCGCGGCCTTTCACAGCCCTGGCACGCCAAGGTCCGCGATGCTCTCCGTGTCACTGGGCGGGGGTTGATGAGGCTCTTTGGGAGCCAAGGAGCCCCATCTCTGCTGCCGCGTCGCGGGTTTCCTACTGGTTCGGCTTGGCGGCGCTGATGTCGCCGAGCGCCGACCTCGCGTCCCGTTCGATGGTCATGTCACCGATGGAGACGATGCCTACCGGGGGCCGGCGTCGACGACCGGCAGGCGGCGCACGGAGTGCTCTCGCATGATCTCCACCGCACGATCGAGATCCTCGTCGAGGGACACAGTGACTAAATCGTCGCTGCAGGCGGAGGCCACGGTCGTCCGTTCCGAGTCGCCGCCCTCTGCCAGGGCCCGCACCACCAGGTCGCGGTCGCTGACCAGACCACGCAGCTCGTCGCCCTCGGTCACCAGCACGACCCCGATGTCCTCGTCGCGCATCTTCTTGGCAACCGCCGTTACCGAAGTCTGCGGCTCCACCGTCACCAGCTGGCTGGTCATGATGTCCCGTACGTGCTGAGCCATGACGCCTCCCGCTGCAGCGCTGTCCTGGCGTCCTGTGCGATGCGCCGACCGGGTAGCCGGGGCACTGCAGAACCATCCGCCCGCCCCATCGGATTCCGAAGACGGCAAAGCCCGATTACGCATTCGTAAGACGCTCTCCCTCGCATCTGCACACGCAGCGCGCGGCCGCACCACCGGGATCACGCAGGACATGTCTGACCGCTGATGCTGGATTGAAGATGGTTGGTTGATCACCAGTAGTGCCGACGGCCGGCGACCGCGTGCCCCACGGAACCCAAGATCCACAGGATGGCGCCGATCACGGCAAGGATGATGCCGATGGTCCACAGGATTGCGATGCCGGGGACAAAGCCGACCACCAGCAGGATGATTCCCAGGATGAGCATGATCGCCTCCCACTGCAGGTAGTTGCCGCTTTCCCGTGTACCCACAACGGCGCCTCTCCTACTGGTGCCTGCCCCGCAATGTCAGTGGGGCGGGTCGGGGTTCTTAGGTTCGGCCGTATCCGGATGTCTCGGGACGTCCGGGCGGGATCCTCGTGCGCATGGCAGACCCTGCTGGTCAGGAGTTCTTTAGGGCCGACCTGAGCCGCAGGCCGTGGAGTGATGGCGGGCCCGCGCAACACCACGCGTGGGGCGGCCGCACAGGGGCACCCGGTCATGTCGTGGGCCGACGGTGTGATGCCTGGGAGGCCGATGCATGTGAAGGACCGGCAAACCGCATCCCGTCCCTTTGTTCACTCAGGAGGCCGCCATGATGGCCCGCACAGGGGAATCCCCTTCCAGGCCCAGTCCTCGCGCTGACCCGGTCCGGGCCCGCGGCTGCGCCGTATGCCGGGGATGGGGCAGCGTGATCACCGACCAGGGCCACCATGAACTGTGCCCACAGTGCCAGGCAGATGCAGGGAAAGAGACACCCGTCTCGAGCACCCCGCCCGATTGCCTTGACGCCTGGTGGCAATTCCTGCGCCAGAGGCCGATCCAGGAACGCTGACGCAGCCCGCCGCACTGGGCGGGGGCAGGGGGATTCCCATATCCGGTATGACCCTGCCACTCACAAGGCGGCGCACTGGATAGACCGCTGATCACGCCCCCCTTCAGCCGGGCTATCAACGGCGCATGGTCAAAGCTGTCCAGCGCGGCCTCGCGGCTGTTGCCCTCGCCGTCCTGCCCGCCACCGTCTCCGCCCCGGCCTACGCTGCCGAGATCCTGCCCCTGACCGAAGCCGTCGCCGGCCTTTTCGTGGGCACGGAGTCCCGCGACGTCTACGACCGGAACAAGTTCCACCACTGGAACACCGGCAACAACCCGGCAGACAGCTGCAACACCCGCGCGGAAGTCCTCCTCCACGAAGCACGCACACCGCCCACCGTCGGCCCCGGCTGCCGTCTGACCGGCGGAAGCTGATGGTCGTACTACGACGCCACCGTCGTGACGTCGGCATCCGGACTCGACATCGACCACATGGTGCCACTCGCCGAAGCGTGGGACAGCAAGTGGGCGGCGTTGTGCTGGCTGCATCATTCCGCTTCCTGAGAGGCCATGGCCTGACCTGGTCGACTTCCGTGGGAGAGTCGCTCGTTCAGGTGACGTGACGTGCCTTGGTCTGGGGCGACTTCGAGCTGACGCCACGATGTTGCATCCGATGCAACTACGGGGGCGGGCGTGGATGGGGTCGATGCGCCGGGTGCGATGCGGCTGGTGGTTCCGCGGAATGTGCGTGCGCTGGATCCGGCGCCGGCGATGTTCGACGCGATGCTGACGGGCTGGGCCGGGCAGCAAGAGAGCCGTCTGCTGGGGAGGAAGACGATCGCGGAACGTGTGAGCATGGTGCGCCGGTTCGCTCTGTTCAACGGACGTATCCGTGGCAGTGGACCGCGGAGGACGTCGAGGTGTACTTCTCCGCCCATATGTCCCGGCCAGTCGCCGCTGGCGCACTCGACGGTGCGCGGGCAGCAGAGCGGCCTGCGGATGTTCTGCTCGTTCGTGGACTTTGCACTATGACCAGGGCAGGACCAGGGCGCCCCAGGCGACGACGGGGCCGAGGGCGACGATTCCGCCGGTGTAGCCGATGACCTGACGGTAGAAGCGGCGGGCGTCCACACCACGGGCATTGCTGAGGACGAGTGCTCCGTTGGTCGAGAAGGGAGAGGTGTCGACGATCGTTGTGGAGACGGCGAGCGCGGCGATCAGTCCGGCGCCGTTGAGGTGGCTGGAGAGCAGCAGCGGTACGGCGATCGGGATGATCGCTGTGAGAATCGCGGTGGAGGAAGCGAACGCGGAGGTGAGGGCCACGGTGAAGCACAGCAGCAGGGCGACGAGGACCGGGGCGCCCAGGCCCGCCGCGTGTTCGGAGATCTCCTCGATGATGCCGGCCTTCTCCAGCATCGCGATGTACGTCATCATGCCCGCGACCAGAAGCAGGGTGGACCAGCTGACGCCGTCGACAGCCTTCTCCTGCCGCTTCATGTCCACTAGCGCAAGCAGGGCACCGGCAGCCAACGCAAGGAAGCCGATCTCCAAGTGGAAGCCGAGCGCGCCGACGACGAGAGCCGCCAGAGAGGCGAGGGTGAGCCACTGCCGCCAATCGGGCCTGCCGGAGACGGCGAGGTCCTCGTCGTCGGCTGCCTCCGCCGCACCCTCGGCCAGCGGGGCGGGGCGCTTGGCGAGCAGGGCGTAGGTGAGGATCGAGAGCACCAGGTTGATCACGAAGCTGGCGCTGAACAGCGCCACGGCGGAGACCTGCAGATCGGTCTTGTCCACGAGGCCGAGCACCAGCGCACCGGAGACGGCCAGGGGAGAGAAGGCGCCCGCGTGTCCGCCACTGATCACCATCATGCCGACCACAAGCGGGTTGAGCTTGTAGCGGTAGGCGAAGTTCATGCCGATCGGCGCGAGGATCGCAACCGCGGCCGGGGTGAACGTACCGAACGCCGTCAGCAGGGCGGCCACCAGGAACAGCACCCAGGGGATCAGCGCGACCTTGCCGCGTACCAGCCGCACCCCGGCCGCGACGAGCCAGTCGATGGTGCCGTTGCGGCGGGCGACGGAGAACAGGTAGGTGACTCCGACGATGGTGACGAAGAGCTTCGCCGGGAACCCCTCGAAGATCTCGTCCTCGGTGAGGCCGAGCGAGGCGGTCCCGACGGCGAAGGTGGCGACGAAGGCGAGGATGCCCAGGTTGATCGGCAGCACGGTGCCGACCACGAACATCACCAGCAGGGCGCCTATGGAGATCACTTCAGCAGACATCTTTGTCCTTGGTGCGGTGGGGACGGGGTGGCGCGCCCCGAAGGCGCGAGGGTATCCCGGTGTGGACGGCGGGGAGCCGGCCTGACCGAGGTGATGTTCGTCGCGGCTCAGGCGGCTTGTGGGCTGCCTGCTTCCGGTACGTAGATTCGGGCGTCGGCGAGCAGACGGGCCGCGCGCTGCACGGTGACCCGGTGCGGCAGGCCGTCCCTTACCTCGGTGCAGCGGACCGCGACGACGCCGGCGGACGTGCCGAGGCGTAGCCACTCATCGGTCGGGGCGCCCGTGGCCCGGGAGACCACGGACCGCTCCAGCAGCCCGGCCGCCGCGACGGCGACGGCAGAGGTCAGGCCGATCGCGGGGTGCGGGGCGTTCATGGTGAGCATGCGCACCGACACGTCGTAGTCCTCGGCACCGATCGGTTCACCGAGGGTGGTGGTGTACGGCACCGGCGGGCCGACCAGGCCCACCTTGGGCACCGCGTCGCCCGGTTCCTCGCCCGGCCGGCACAGACCCATCAGGGGTGCGGCGGTATGACGGACGGTGCGCAGCCAGGGGACGTCTGCGCTCATCCGCTCCAGTGACTCGGCACCGGTACGCCCGGCACTGGCGGCGTCGACAAGGACGACCGGAGCTCCTGCGCTCACCATGCTCACGCGTACCGGCTCGGCGGCGCCGACCCGCAGGTCCTGGATGGCCTGGCCGGTGGGGAGCAGCGAGCCGGTGGCGCCACCGGCGGGGTCGCGGAAGGTGAGGCCGACCGCGACCCCGCCGGCACGGGTGCCGGGTACCGTCTGGCGACCGAAGTGGTGCACCACGCCTCCGGGGGTGTCGACGATCCCTTCGAGGACCGCGCCGGTATTGGTGTTGCGCATCACCACGCGCGTCCGGTCGCCGGTGACCGGAACCATTCCTTTGGTCACCGCGTACAGGGCGACGCCGGTGGCGCAGTTGCCGCAGTTGCTCGTCCACTCCACCGAGCCCGTCCCGATGCCGACTTGAGCGAAGAGGTAGTCGACGTCGATGCCAGGCTGGGATGAGGCGCTGACCACGGCCGCTTTCGAGGTGGTGGGGGTTGCCCCGCCCACCCCGTCCAGCTCCACGGGATCGGTGGCGCCGTACGCGGCGACCAGCAGCCTTTCGAGGTCGCCACGGTCGGCAGGGACTTCGACCTGGTTGAACAACCAGCACTTGCTTGTGCCGCCACGCACCAGGGTCGCGGGAATGTGCACGTCTGAGGCTCTTCCTGGATCAACGGAGGTAGGGAAAAGGCCGAGGCAGCGGTTACAGGCCCATTGCGGGCCGGTGAACCGCTCGGCGATTGCGGAGACCTTCGCAGAGGCATGACTTCGGAACAATCGCAGTTCGCTTCACCTGGGTTTAGCTCAGCTAAAGTCGACGGCATGCTCAACGTCCGCCGTCTGCTGCTGCTCACCGAGGCCACCGAACGCGGTTCACTCACTGCCGCGGCGGAAGCCCTCGGCATGACCACCTCCGCCGCCTCCCAGCAGATGTCCCTGCTGGAGCAGGAGGCAGGGCAGCCCCTCATCGAGCGGCTGCCCCGCGGTATCCGGCCCACCCCGCCGGGTGCCGCGCTGGCCGAACGCGGTCAGGCCATCCGCCGGGAGCTCCGTGCCGCCCAGGCCGACCTGGACTCCTTCACCGCCCTTGACCAGGGCACCTTGCGGCTCGGTTCCTTCCCCACAGCGAGCGCGTCCCTGCTGCCGCTGGCGCTCACGCGTTTCCGACGTCGCCACGCCGGTATCCGCATCGAGGTACGCGCCGGAGTCCTCGCGGAGCTCAGGGAGATGCTGCACACCGGCGAAGTGGAGCAGGGGCTGCTCTGGGACTACGAATGGAACCGCCTCGACGATCCGGCGCTCTCCCTCACCCACCTGCTGGACGACCCCACTGTGCTGGTCGTCCCCGCCGACTCACCCCTGCGCACAGATCCCTCCGTGCGCCTCGGCGACCTCGCCGACCAGGAGTGGATCATCCGCGCCGACAACCACCCCGTCGCCGATGTCCTCCGTCGCAGCTGCCGCCAGGCGGGCTTCGAGCCGCGCATCGCCTACTCCTCGCACGACTACCAGGAGGCGCAGGCCATGGTCGCCGCCGGTCTCGGCATCGCGCTCGCACCCCGCCTGGCCCTCACCAGCCGACGCAGCGACGTACGCCTCCTGCCGTTCGCCTCCGACGTCCCCGCCCCCACCCGCCGCATCCTCCTCGCACGCGCCGCGGCACGCCCCGCCACCCCACCCGCCCAGGCGATGGCCCGCGTCCTGCGCACGGTGGCGCAACGATTCACCGCCCCAGACCTCCACCGGGCCCAGCTCGGGGCGGTCCGGCGGAGCTGACGGCGCGGCCGCAGCAGGCCCACCCGGTACTCGGCGCACAGATGGCGAGCGACAGGGTAGAGCCGCCGACCACTGTTGTCGTCGACCGCGGCAAAGGGCAGGTCCTCGGGACGCCTTCGTCATCGTCGTCGGCCTGCTCAAGGGCGGCACCGGCAAGACCACCTCCGCCGCGTTCATCGCCCACGCCGTCGTCCTCGGCGGCCGACGATGCTGCTGGGCAGAGAGGGCAATAGCGGGTGCTGGCGCCAGGAGCCCCCACGGGGGGAAGTAGCCGCGCGGCCGCAGTGGTTGGGAAAGAGCCTGGCCGGGTCAGGGCTTCGGTGACGGGCATAAAGCAAACGGCGACGCGCGGTCAGCCGCGACGAGATCCCGCCGACTCCTCACCGCCAGGCTGCGGGGATGCAGCCCCTGCCAGCCCGACCTCCCGATGCGGCCTGCGAATCTGATCCCGCCGCCGGGGCACCGTGGCCGCAAACGCGGTGCACATCTCCTCGATCGGGTTTACTCGGAAAGCCCCGGGGGACACGTGCGTCGGCTGAGCGGCCGTGGGACTGAGGCCGCGGACACGGTGGGACCCGTGCCTGCGGCCACAACCTGCTGCAGTGGAATCTGACTCTCCGATGCGGCGGAGGTGTCTCGTCGCCTCTTTCACCTTCCGATGACAACTACCCGTCGGACACGCCTTGCACTGCGCCCCCTCTTCCGGTACCCGCGGCTGCACCCTCGATGTCCTCGTCGACGGGTTTCTGGGGTGTCCGTCCCGTGCTCACATACGCAACCGGCAGGCCGATTCCACCGCCGCTGGACCACCCGGTCTACGAGACCACCGGCCGCAGAGTGGTCGGCCCTCGTTCGGCCGACAGCGCAGGCAGCGCCTCGCTCGTTGTGCGGGTGTGGACGACGAACGGGGGGTTCTGGACCGGTGGCCGTACGGGGCGGGGCAGCAGCGCCGCGCGCTGAGGTTTCATATCGAGGCCGCCTTGGCCCAGCGCCTGGGGATGATGCCCAAGCCATCAACATCGCCCGACCCGGCAATGCCAAGGAGACCAGGCGGTGCGACGGGTGGTGTCGGCTCGTAGGCTGCGGCGATGACCGAGCACCAGACGCCAGCGCGCTGTCGCCGGCGCGGCAGTCCCGTGGGGTCTGTCGACCTAGGTGTATTGACCACGAGCGTTGTTAACGCTGGCCGGGCTTGATCATGGCGAAGGCCTCCGTGTGTGGTGGAGGTGTCGAATCTTCGCCGCACGGAGGCCTTCGTGTCCCACCGTAATGCCCGGCTGACCGTTCACGGCAGGCGACTGCTGATCGCCCGTGTCCGCTCCGGCCGTCCCGTCGCGCACGTGGCCGCGGAAATGGGCATCTCCCGCCCCACCACCCACAAGTGGATCCGACGCTGGCGGTCCGAGGGCGAAAGCGTGCTCATGATCTCATTCGCTCGCCTCAACTCGGCGTTCTCGTTGCGGAGTTGTGCGAGTTCATTCCTCTCGGCCGTGGTGAGCAGATCAGGTCGGCCGCCCTGGTCTGCTTCGGCCTGGCGGACCCAGTTCCACAAAACCTCTTTGTGGATGCCCAGGTACCGGGCGCCATGCGCGACTGGACGGAGGTCTCCCATCCGCCGGGGCGATCAAGCCTGGCTTCAGGGCCGCTACGAAATCCGGTTCAGCTCAGACCGCTGGTCCGGCGGGAGGAGGAGCACGGCCCGAGTCGGTTTGCCACCGTGTGCACTCAAGCCCAGTTGACGCTACCGCCAACTGGGCCTGCCGAAGTCGAGTAGAACGGCTGGTCATGGGAACAATCAGGGCTTCCGAACGGGCATCTCCGCTCGCCTACGCACAAGGATCGCCGATGCTTCCTGAGGTCCACCCCCACGTATCCAGCGCCCTCGCAGGCCAGTTGGAACATCAACTGGATCTGGCTCCGCATCTCGAAGCTGGCCGGCTCGATGTGGAGGGCGTCGCCGGTATCGCAGTCGTCGCAGCCGCCCACTGCGACGGCTATGCGGCCACCGGCCATCTCCTTGGGCTGCTGGCCGCGCTGCCTGGCCCCACCAAGGCAGGAGAACGGTTCTGGTCGGACCTGTGGAGGTCGTCGGGCACCGCGTACCTGCTGCCCGTCAACATCAAGGCTCTGGTGCTGCGTTCGCTTGCAGGAGAGGGAACAGCCCTGGCCCGGCAGGTCCTCTCGGCCTTCAACGAGATGACCCCGCCCCAGCGCGTCGCGGCCGGGGAGGTGATCGGTCAGGCCCTCATCGAGTCCGACCATCTGCCCGACCTCAAGACACAGGTCATCGGAGAACTGTGGCTCCGAGATCTCGAGCTCACCGCCTGGCGCGTCCTGCACGCAGACCGCAGGTCGGATGATCCGGCTGGACGGAAAGCCTTCCTCGATGCCTGGACGAGCGTCTGAACGTCGGCTCTTCCCAAGCTGCACGGCAGCCGCGCAGGACATGCGGTTCCCGTGCCCGACGACGCTTGAAGCGACTGGGCCAGAAAGCTCCGGGCCGAAGTCGCACCGGCCCAGGGGCTCCGCAGATCAGGGGCCGCGCAGCAATGGCTGCGCGGCCCCTGATCCTGTGCCGGCCCGGCACGAGAGCAGGCGCCTTCGTCCGGGTGGGCGGCAGGGCCCGCACGGGCGGCGGCCACCGGGCCCGGTGTGCACGATCCCGCGGGCAGGCCTGCGAGGTCAGGTCAGGTTGATGTTCTCGGCCTGCGGACCTTTCTGGCCCTGGGTGATGTCGAACGTCACGGCCTGGCCCTCCTGGAGTTCACGAAAGCCCGTGGAGTTGATCGCGGAGTAGTGCGCGAAGACATCCGGGCCGCCGCCGTCCTGGGCGATGAAGCCGAAGCCCTTCTCCGCGTTGAACCACTTCACAGTTCCGGTAGCCATGTCTCAAGCCTTCCAGTCGATGAACGCCTGCCACTCCATGTGGCAGGCGGAGGTGATCGCCCTGGTCCCTGCGGCACGGCACAGCAAAACGCCCACACCAGAGGCGCGGGCAAGAGGGAAATCCGAACCACGACAGCTGACGCAGACGCTACACGCCCACACGCCGCGTCACCATAGGAAATGATCACGCCGTACACCGAGACCGTACGTACGTGCCCGCCGACGCTGACGGGCACGCTCATCTCATGCTGCTGCCGTTGGGTTCGCTGGATTGGCAGCGCGGCGATATTCGGCGTTGAGGCGCTGGGCTTCCTCGAGCTGGTCTTCGAGGATGACGATCCGGCAGGCGGCCTCGATGGGGGTCCCGTGGTCGACGAGTTCGCGGGCCCGGGCGGCGATGCGCAGCTGGTAGCGGGAGTAGCGGCGGTGGCCGCCTGCGGAGCGGAGTGGGGTGATAAGGCGGTGTTCGCCGATGGCGCGGAGGAAGCCCTGTGTGGTGCCGAGCAGTTCGGCGGCCCGGCCCATGGTGTAGGCGGGGTAGTCGTCGTCATCGAGACGGCCGAGCGTGTCGTCTGCTGTCATTGCACCTCTCTGGGGAACGCGTGGAGGGGCCCCGGCGCCGTACTGGCACCAGGGCCCCGAAGGAACTACTACACCATCTGCCGGCCCTGATACTGCACCGGCCCTCTGTTTCCGCAGACCCGACCGAGACGCTGTCGGGGGCGCGGGGATCGCGGTTGCCTGACCGGAGACCACCTCACTATCGATGTCCTGCGGTACCCGGGTCCAAGACTTCCGCCCGGGCGATCCTGATGGCGCTCGGCTCCTCCGTTCTTCCCTCTTGAGCAACTACTCACTAACGGAAACTGCGAATTGCTGGTACCGCGAACTGCTGGTGGCCTCGAACA is a window from the Streptomyces sp. NBC_00299 genome containing:
- a CDS encoding DUF6207 family protein codes for the protein MRPINEAPVAKPGLAVVEIAACDDQTAFAVQELLAARWTIAPTDRTTRQPGEPGVRLRCLLDLRQEPDSATSQAQAARRRPG
- a CDS encoding PrpF domain-containing protein, encoding MHIPATLVRGGTSKCWLFNQVEVPADRGDLERLLVAAYGATDPVELDGVGGATPTTSKAAVVSASSQPGIDVDYLFAQVGIGTGSVEWTSNCGNCATGVALYAVTKGMVPVTGDRTRVVMRNTNTGAVLEGIVDTPGGVVHHFGRQTVPGTRAGGVAVGLTFRDPAGGATGSLLPTGQAIQDLRVGAAEPVRVSMVSAGAPVVLVDAASAGRTGAESLERMSADVPWLRTVRHTAAPLMGLCRPGEEPGDAVPKVGLVGPPVPYTTTLGEPIGAEDYDVSVRMLTMNAPHPAIGLTSAVAVAAAGLLERSVVSRATGAPTDEWLRLGTSAGVVAVRCTEVRDGLPHRVTVQRAARLLADARIYVPEAGSPQAA
- a CDS encoding DUF6131 family protein, giving the protein MLILGIILLVVGFVPGIAILWTIGIILAVIGAILWILGSVGHAVAGRRHYW
- a CDS encoding ANTAR domain-containing protein, giving the protein MLSAAAWSAPWPGLDLPDESAATQIRELESKVGQLEQAVESHAVIDQAMGVLIAVGRISAAEAWDVLRETSMSTNIKLRHVAELVVTWGATGHLAADIRSELSRRLARTGI
- a CDS encoding TSUP family transporter translates to MAGFGIGVVAASMGVAGGELLIPTIVLLFGADIKTAGSLSLLVSLPTMLVAFARYSRDGSFAVLGANLRFTMVMAAGSIAGALLGGLLLGVFSDAVLIPVLAVILLVSAIKLARQTDPE
- a CDS encoding DUF6233 domain-containing protein, which gives rise to MSIGIKNVFDDLPPVLDRLPTFRVWHALWLQRIDHRSPPFRGQAEQEHGQHSRPRPPEWIVELGIGDGRPPIEVQAGDCRMAGHRRRRVSREEARRRLAAGTRA
- a CDS encoding SLC13 family permease, with protein sequence MSAEVISIGALLVMFVVGTVLPINLGILAFVATFAVGTASLGLTEDEIFEGFPAKLFVTIVGVTYLFSVARRNGTIDWLVAAGVRLVRGKVALIPWVLFLVAALLTAFGTFTPAAVAILAPIGMNFAYRYKLNPLVVGMMVISGGHAGAFSPLAVSGALVLGLVDKTDLQVSAVALFSASFVINLVLSILTYALLAKRPAPLAEGAAEAADDEDLAVSGRPDWRQWLTLASLAALVVGALGFHLEIGFLALAAGALLALVDMKRQEKAVDGVSWSTLLLVAGMMTYIAMLEKAGIIEEISEHAAGLGAPVLVALLLCFTVALTSAFASSTAILTAIIPIAVPLLLSSHLNGAGLIAALAVSTTIVDTSPFSTNGALVLSNARGVDARRFYRQVIGYTGGIVALGPVVAWGALVLPWS
- a CDS encoding MerR family transcriptional regulator, encoding MTADDTLGRLDDDDYPAYTMGRAAELLGTTQGFLRAIGEHRLITPLRSAGGHRRYSRYQLRIAARARELVDHGTPIEAACRIVILEDQLEEAQRLNAEYRRAANPANPTAAA
- a CDS encoding LysR family transcriptional regulator, coding for MLNVRRLLLLTEATERGSLTAAAEALGMTTSAASQQMSLLEQEAGQPLIERLPRGIRPTPPGAALAERGQAIRRELRAAQADLDSFTALDQGTLRLGSFPTASASLLPLALTRFRRRHAGIRIEVRAGVLAELREMLHTGEVEQGLLWDYEWNRLDDPALSLTHLLDDPTVLVVPADSPLRTDPSVRLGDLADQEWIIRADNHPVADVLRRSCRQAGFEPRIAYSSHDYQEAQAMVAAGLGIALAPRLALTSRRSDVRLLPFASDVPAPTRRILLARAAARPATPPAQAMARVLRTVAQRFTAPDLHRAQLGAVRRS
- a CDS encoding cold-shock protein; this encodes MATGTVKWFNAEKGFGFIAQDGGGPDVFAHYSAINSTGFRELQEGQAVTFDITQGQKGPQAENINLT